The DNA window GCACCAGGTCGCCCTGCGCCACCGCGCCGTACACGTAGCCCAGTTCACTGGCGTACTGCTCGCCCGGTGCAGGCGACGGCGGTACGAAGCCTGAAACGGTCGGCGCTGGCACGATCGCGGCCGGCTCCGGCACCCGGGCGGCTCGGAACAGCGACAGACCGCCCACCAGCACAGCGACCGCCAGCAGCGCGCCGCCGAACGCCACAGCCGCCCGTCGGCGGCGCATGCGCTGCTCACCACGGGCCCGCACCCGGTGCGCGGCAAGCGGCATCACCTGCTGCCGGCCCGACTCGGCGAGCCCGGCCAGGTTCCGCTCCAGACGCCGCTCCAGTTCTGTCCTGTCAGCCATGCCGCACCTCCGGCAGCCGGGTCGTCCGCAGATCGAGCTCCGTATCGGCCAGCAGGCGTGCCAGCGCCGCCCGTCCGCGGCTCAGGTGCGCCTTGACCGTGCCGACGGGGCAACCGGTCTCGGCAGCCACCTGCTCCACCGGCAGATCACACAGATGATGCAGCACCACGGCCCGCCGCTGCGCCTCGGGGATCCGCCGCAGTGCCTGGACCAGCAGCACGTGGTGCGGTTCCGGCGGCGGTACGGCGGCGGGCGGACCCTGCCGCCGGGCGAAGGCCAGCGCGGTGCGCGCCCGCCGCCACCGACTGACCGCCAGCCGCCAGGCCACCGTGCGCACCCACGCTTCGGGGGCACCGTTCAGGTCCAACTCGGCCCAGCGTTCCCAGGCCCGGGCGAACGCCTCCTGCACCACGTCCTGAGACTCAGCCAGGTCACCTGTCATCGCGTACAACTGGCCGACGAGCCGGCCGACGCTCGCGGTGTAGAAGGCGTCAAAATCACGCTCGTCCACACCGCGGCCCGGCGGATTCTGTGGTGGTGGTCGCATACCCCTTCTCACGCTGAAAGGTGGCTGCGCGGCTCCAGTGGAGCTCCCCGCCCCCTGTCTGAGGCACTTCCAAGAGAGCCAAGAGGCGACAGAGCCTCTTCTCTCCCGAAGGACCGCCCGTGCTCATGCACCCCCTGCCCCACGCTCACAACCTTCTGCAGACCGCCGCCGTCGCCGTCGCCGTCGCCGTCGCCGTGACCGCCGGGCAGATCCTCTCCGCAGTAACGGCCGGCCTCAGCATGAGCCTGCACACCGTCCGGTTCCTGCGCCCAGGTAGAGGCCGCCACCGCCGCCGGTAGCGCCAGGACTGCCGAGGGCCGGAAGCACCTCGCTCCGGCCCTCACTGCTGCCCACCGGCCGGATAGTCGGGTGACCGCTGCCGCAAATCACCGCAGCATCGCCCACAGCCGCACCACCCAGTGCACCAGCGACGCACCCACCACACCGGACAGCACGTGCGCCATACACCGCCGGCCGCCCGTCACCACCAGATGGACTCCGCCGGCACGCATCTCCAAAACCGGCTGCTCGGTCCTCGCCCTGCGCGGTCCTGCCGTGCCGGTCGCTCGCTTCCCTCGCTGCTGTGCGTCGGCCGGGACGTTGGCGGCCTCGAAGTCCTCAAGGGAGTCGTACGCCCACTGGCCGGTCGGATGCCGCCCCTCCTCCCGCTCTCCCGCGTCGCTCCCGCCCGGCGGATCCGCCGAGCCCCCACACCCTGGCGACCAGGCGATTCAAGGTTTACGCAATGTCTGCCCAAGCCTGGTTCGGCAGCGTGCTCTCCGTCCCACCCATCCACCTGAAACGGAGTGACCACAATGAAGCGCACTCTCGCCAGCGCATTCGCCACCGCCGCCCTGGCCGTCGGCGGCCTCACCGTGGTGGCCGCGCCCCCCGCCAGCGCCGCCACCTGCACGACGTGGCAGGACGAGAACACCTTCGGCGTGTCCTGCAACAGCGCCAACCCCTACTACGCCAAGGTCCGGTGCTCCAACGGCCAGGACGCACGGGGCGTCACCACGAACAGCGGACGCTGGTCCTACGCCTACTGCACCGCCTTCGGCACCAACGTCCGCATCGCCGGCGGCGCGCAGGGCGGCGTCATCTGGGCCTAGGACCACCACGGTCGTCTGACCAACCACCGAGGGCCAGAGCGGGGGAGCTCTGGCCCTCACCTACCTCCGCTGAAACGTCATGAACATGGGGGCAGCCCGACGGCCGGTCGCAGCCCGCCTCGCGCGCGGGTAGCTGCCTGCCGCCGGCACCGGGTGCTGATACTGGTGGGCTCGCGTATGCAACCGTCGCGAGTTGACCCACCTGACTCCGGCACTGCTACTGAGCGTGACAGCCTTGGGGAAGAGTCTGGGTGTCAGGGGCATCCGGTTGGATGAGCACGTGACTGTCTACGACGTAGCTCGCCGGTTCCCTTCCAACGCCGACCTGTGGAACCTGTGCCGCTGGCGATGCTCGACGCGATCCTGAGCCCGGACTGGGAAGGTCGGTACTACTCCTTCAATGCCGGCTGGGCCGACGGTGAGGAGCTGGCGTCGATGCGCAACGGGTCAGGGGACGAGTACTCCATCGTGTTCTCGGCGACCGGTGCCTATGTCCGCGGCTTCGACCACGAAGCACCGATGAGCCCGTACGGCAACGATGGCGAGCCCTGGCCGGGAGTGATCGACGAGGTTCCGGAGGTCTTCAGGCCCTTCGTCGAAGAGCCGGCGTTCACCGACGAGGACGACGTTCCCCGCCGCTCTCTCCGAGGAGGCGGCTGGTGGTCTTGTCGTGGTAGCCGAGGGCGTCCGCGACGACGGGGGCGGGAAGTCCGAGGAGTTGTTGCCGGATGGCGGCGCCGCGGGCGGCAGCGACAGGGATCGTCTGGCCCGGCTGGGCCGGCTAGTGCGGCAGGGCGGGGGGTCGCCGGGCGTACACGCGGGAGCCGCGGGTCGGGTCGAGGGCGCGTGCCCACTCCTGCGGTGCCCGCTCGGCCGGTACTTCCCGGAAGCCGCAGCGCAGAAAGAGTTCCGCGCCGCCGGTGGTGGCCGTGAAGACCTCGGCCGCCGACCGGGCGGCGGCCTCCAGCAGTGCGGCCGTCAGCAGCCGGGAGCCGACACCGGTCCCCTGGCAGTCCGCCAGCACGCAGAAGTTGTAGAGCACCGCATCGGTGCGCCGCACCCCCTCCCGGTATGTCCGCAGCGCGACACACCCCACCGGCGCCCCGCCCTCCGGGCCGTCCACCACCAGGAACTCGCCCGCCCGGGCCGCATACAGCTCCGGCGGACGGCGCCGCAGCGCACCGGATCGCACGAACCGCTCGGAGAGCCGGTGCAGCGCCGCCGCGTCCGAGGCAGCCGCCCGCCGTACCCCCTCGGGACCGCCGGGCACCCCGGGGCCCGGTCCGGCGGGCAGCCGCAGCGGACCGAGCGTCACACCGTCCCCCGGGCCCGCCGGCGGGCCGCCGGGATCACCAGCGGGGTGCCGCTCTCCGGGTCCTCGATGATCCGGCAGGGCAGGTCGAAGACCTCCTCCACCAGCTCCGCCGTCACGATGTCGCCCGGGGCGCCCTGCGCCACCACCCGCCCGTCGCGCATCGCGATCAGATGGGTGGCATAGCGGGCGGCCTGGTTGAGGTCGTGCAGTACGGCCACCAGGGTCCGCTCCTGCTCCTCGTGCAGCCGGGCGCAGAGGTCCAGTACCTCGACCTGATGGGCGATGTCCAGATAGGTCGTCGGCTCGTCCAGCAGCAGCAGCGGGGTCTCCTGGGCCAGCGCCATCGCCAGCCAGACCCGCTGCCGCTGGCCGCCGGAGAGCTCGTCCACGCTGCGCTCGGCCAGCTCGGCGACGCCGGTGGCGGCCATGGACTCGGCCACCACCCGCTCGTCCTGCGGAGACCACTGCCGTAGCAGCCCCTGGTGCGGGTAGCGGCCCCGGGCCACCAGGTCCTCCACGGTGATGCCCTCGGGCGCGGTGGAGGACTGCGGAAGCAGCCCGATGCGCCGGGCCAGCTGCTTGGTGGGCAGCGCGGTGATGGCCCGGCCGTCCAGCATGACCGCTCCGGCGGTCGGCTTGAGCAGCCGCGCGAAGGCCCGCAGGAGGGTGGACTTGCCGCAGGCGTTGGGGCCGATGACGACGGTGAAGGAGCGGTCGGGGACCCGTACCGAGAGCCCTTCGGCGATCACGCGGTGGTCGTACCGCAGCGTGACGTCCTCGGCCGCCAGCGGTGCTGACGCCCGCTCGGGGTCCCGGGAGTCGACGGGGTCGCGAGTCGCCGTGGTCACGTTGGTCCTCTCTCTGCTACGGCGCCGGCGCACCGCCGAGACCAGTATAGGGAAGGCTAACCTAAGTTAAGACGATAGTGCTGGGGTCCGAGGTCCCGACGCCCCTGACCCCGAGCAACCGATCGGACGTGTCCATGGCGTTTATGCGTCAACAGGGCGGCGCAGTATCACTCTTGAGCGGTACGGTGCGGCGACCGAGTTGACTGACCTGGGCTGTCCTGGGGGACCCGATGACCGCCGTTGTGCCCGCGCTCCGCCGCCTGCTGCCGTCCAGGAGCCGACCGGCGGTGCCGGACGGGGACGACACCGCGCGCCAAGGCCCGGCCCGCTGGGCGTGGTGGCCGCATGCGGCCCTCGGCGCCGGGTTCATGGCCGTCTTCTGCGTGATAGCCCTCGCCCGCTACCAGCGGTTCGACGACCAGTCCTGGGACCTGGGCATCTTTGTGCAGGTCGCCCGGGGTTGGGCGGCCCGGCAGATCCCCGTGGTGACCATCAAGGGCGACGGGTACGCCATCCTCGGCGACCACTGGTCCCCGATCCTCGCCGTCCTCGGACCGCTGTGGCGGGTGTGGCCCTCCCCGGTGATGCTGCTGGTGCTCCAGGCAGGGCTGTTCTCCTGGTCCATCGGGATCGTCTCGGAGACCGCCGCCCGGCTCCTCGGCCTCACCCGGGGTCTGCTCGTCGGTGGCGCCTTCGGCCTCTCCTGGGGCCTGCAGAGGGCGGTGGACTTCCAGTTCCACGAGATCGCCTTCGGCGTCCCGCTGATCGCGGTGGTCGCCCGGCAGCTGCTGCTCCGCAACTGGGAGGAGGCCGCCTGGTGGTGCCTGCCGCTGCTGCTGGTCAAGGAGGACATGGGGCTGACCGTGGCGGCGGTCGGCGCGGTGCTGCTGATCAACCGCCGATGGCGGCTGGGGCCGCTGCTGGTCGTCCTGGGCCTGGCCTGGTCCGCGTGCGCCCTGTGGTGGTGGATCCCCCACTTCAACACGGCGGGCAGCTTCGACTACTGGACCAAGCTCCCCGGCACCGGCGGCCAGTCCCTCGACTGGTGGGACCTCGCCCGCTCCATGGTGACCCGGCACACCGTGTGGACGACGGTCGGCTGGCTCGTCGGCGCGACGGCCTTCCTCTGCCTGCGCTCCCCGCTCACCATCCTGGTGCTGCCCACCCTGGCCTGGCGGTTCGCCTCCGACAACGCCACCTACTGGGGCCGGGACTGGCACTACTCCGCCGTGCTGATGCCGGTGCTCTTCCTCGCCGCCGTGGACGGCCTCAACCGCTGCGACCTCTCCCCCCGCCGCTGGATGCGCTCTTGGGCCCGCAACGGGGTGACCGCCATGGTGGCGATAGCCGCGACCTGTACCGTCGCCGCACCGCTGCCCCTCTCGGACCTCGTGGAACCCGCCACCTACCAGGGCGGTGAGCAGGCCGCGGAGCTGCGCGCCGCCGTACGGGTCATCCCCGACGGGGCCACCGTGGAGGCCGCCAACCGCCCGCTGGCCCATCTGGCCGCCCGCTGCCGGGTCTACTGGCCCGGCGGGTCCGTCGCGGTGCCACCGCAGTACATCCTCATCGAATCCGACGACCTCGCCCTCGACGGGCCCGCCTATGGACGGGCGTACCACCCGCAGGCCACCTACCAGACCGTCTTCCACCAGGGCCGGGTCACCGTCGTCCAGCGCATCGGCTAACAGGCACCCGACCCGACCCG is part of the Peterkaempfera bronchialis genome and encodes:
- a CDS encoding ABC transporter ATP-binding protein, encoding MTTATRDPVDSRDPERASAPLAAEDVTLRYDHRVIAEGLSVRVPDRSFTVVIGPNACGKSTLLRAFARLLKPTAGAVMLDGRAITALPTKQLARRIGLLPQSSTAPEGITVEDLVARGRYPHQGLLRQWSPQDERVVAESMAATGVAELAERSVDELSGGQRQRVWLAMALAQETPLLLLDEPTTYLDIAHQVEVLDLCARLHEEQERTLVAVLHDLNQAARYATHLIAMRDGRVVAQGAPGDIVTAELVEEVFDLPCRIIEDPESGTPLVIPAARRRARGTV
- a CDS encoding SigE family RNA polymerase sigma factor, translating into MRPPPQNPPGRGVDERDFDAFYTASVGRLVGQLYAMTGDLAESQDVVQEAFARAWERWAELDLNGAPEAWVRTVAWRLAVSRWRRARTALAFARRQGPPAAVPPPEPHHVLLVQALRRIPEAQRRAVVLHHLCDLPVEQVAAETGCPVGTVKAHLSRGRAALARLLADTELDLRTTRLPEVRHG
- a CDS encoding DUF2079 domain-containing protein; its protein translation is MTAVVPALRRLLPSRSRPAVPDGDDTARQGPARWAWWPHAALGAGFMAVFCVIALARYQRFDDQSWDLGIFVQVARGWAARQIPVVTIKGDGYAILGDHWSPILAVLGPLWRVWPSPVMLLVLQAGLFSWSIGIVSETAARLLGLTRGLLVGGAFGLSWGLQRAVDFQFHEIAFGVPLIAVVARQLLLRNWEEAAWWCLPLLLVKEDMGLTVAAVGAVLLINRRWRLGPLLVVLGLAWSACALWWWIPHFNTAGSFDYWTKLPGTGGQSLDWWDLARSMVTRHTVWTTVGWLVGATAFLCLRSPLTILVLPTLAWRFASDNATYWGRDWHYSAVLMPVLFLAAVDGLNRCDLSPRRWMRSWARNGVTAMVAIAATCTVAAPLPLSDLVEPATYQGGEQAAELRAAVRVIPDGATVEAANRPLAHLAARCRVYWPGGSVAVPPQYILIESDDLALDGPAYGRAYHPQATYQTVFHQGRVTVVQRIG
- a CDS encoding GNAT family N-acetyltransferase; translated protein: MTLGPLRLPAGPGPGVPGGPEGVRRAAASDAAALHRLSERFVRSGALRRRPPELYAARAGEFLVVDGPEGGAPVGCVALRTYREGVRRTDAVLYNFCVLADCQGTGVGSRLLTAALLEAAARSAAEVFTATTGGAELFLRCGFREVPAERAPQEWARALDPTRGSRVYARRPPALPH